A part of Cottoperca gobio chromosome 4, fCotGob3.1, whole genome shotgun sequence genomic DNA contains:
- the uchl5 gene encoding ubiquitin carboxyl-terminal hydrolase isozyme L5 isoform X1 codes for MAGSAGEWCLMESDPGVFTELIKGFGCKGAQVEEIWSMEPENFDNLKPVHGLIFLFKWQPGEEPAGSIVQDSRLDHIFFAKQVINNACATQAIVSVLLNCSHSDMLVGDTLTEFREFSQSFDAAMKGLALSNSEVIRQVHNSFARQQMFEFDAKSTAKDEDAFHFVSYVPVNGRLYELDGLREGPIDLGACNQDDWISAVRPVIEKRIQKYSEGEIRFNLMAIVSDRKMIYERKIAELQTQLTEDEPMDTDQSSTFLSSIQSEIAKYQLLIEEENQKLKRYKIENIRRKHNYLPFIMELLKTLAEYQQLIPLVEKAKEKQSAKKAQEAK; via the exons ATGGCTGGAAGCGCAGGAGAGTGGTGTCTGATGGAGAGCGACCCTGGCGTGTTCACAGAGCTGATCAAAGGTTTTG GTTGCAAAGGCGCCCAGGTTGAAGAGATATGGAGTATGGAGCCAGAGAACTTTGACAACTTGAA ACCAGTTCATGGGTTGATTTTCCTGTTCAAGTGGCAGCCAGGTGAGGAGCCAGCAGGATCAATCGTTCAGGATTCAAGGCTTGATCACATCTTCTTTGCAAAACAG GTCATTAACAACGCCTGTGCCACCCAGGCAATAGTCAGCGTTCTTCTCAACTGCTCCCATTCTGACATGTTGGTTGGAGACACACTGACAGAGTTCAGAGAGTTTTCACAGAGTTTCGACGCTGCT ATGAAAGGTTTGGCTCTTAGCAACTCCGAAGTGATCCGACAAGTTCACAACAGCTTTGCCAG acagcaaatgtttgaatttgatgcAAAGTCGACAGCGAAGGACGAGGACGCCTTTCACTTTGTGAGCTATGTTCCTGTAAATGGCAGACTATACGAGCTGGATGGACTTCGAGAGGGACCAATTGACCTGG GTGCGTGCAACCAGGACGACTGGATCAGCGCAGTTCGCCCAGTGATCGAGAAAAGAATACAGAA GTACAGTGAAGGAGAGATCCGGTTCAACCTAATGGCCATTGTGTCGGACAGGAAGATGATATACGAGAGGAAAATCGCAGAGCTCCAGACCCAGCTTACTGAG GATGAACCAATGGACACAGACCAGAGCAGCACGTTTCTTAGCTCCATCCAGTCCGAGATTGCCAAGTACCAGCTCCTTATTGAAGAGGAAAATCAGAAACTTAAAAGATATAAG ATTGAAAACATTCGGCGAAAGCACAACTACCTTCCTTTCATCATGGAGCTACTGAAGACACTGGCAGAATACCAACAGTTAATACCTTTGGTGGAGAAG gcaaaagagaaacaaagcgCCAAAAAAGCCCAGGAAGCCAAGTGA
- the glrx2 gene encoding glutaredoxin 2 isoform X2, protein MGNFTSSTPLSSTSCVQYVREIVSQNCVVIFSKTTCPYCKMAKNVFNEIGATYKVIELDEHNDGRRLQEALAQMTGARTVPRVFINGNCIGGGSDTKQLHQQGRLLPLIKQCGPCCAESSSDGSGSGQSAK, encoded by the exons ATGGGGAATTTTACATCGTCCACACCTCTGTCCAGCACATCCTGTGTTCAGTATGTCCGG GAGATTGTGTCACAGAACTGTGTTGTGATATTTTCTAAGACCACCTGTCCTTATTGCAAAATGGCCAAGAATGTGTTCAATGAAATTGGTGCAACCTACAAAGTGATTGAACTGGATGAGCACAATGACGGGAGGAGACTTCAAGAGGCCTTAGCTCAGATGACCGGTGCCAGAACG gtgcCGAGAGTATTCATTAACGGAAACTGCATCGGGGGTGGCTCTGATACCAAACAACTCCATCAGCAGGGAAGGTTGCTGCCCCTGATCAAACAGTGTGGTCCCTGCTGCGCAGAGAGCAGCTCCGACGGCTCGGGCAGCGGACAGTCGGCTAAATGA
- the uchl5 gene encoding ubiquitin carboxyl-terminal hydrolase isozyme L5 isoform X2 — protein sequence MEPENFDNLKPVHGLIFLFKWQPGEEPAGSIVQDSRLDHIFFAKQVINNACATQAIVSVLLNCSHSDMLVGDTLTEFREFSQSFDAAMKGLALSNSEVIRQVHNSFARQQMFEFDAKSTAKDEDAFHFVSYVPVNGRLYELDGLREGPIDLGACNQDDWISAVRPVIEKRIQKYSEGEIRFNLMAIVSDRKMIYERKIAELQTQLTEDEPMDTDQSSTFLSSIQSEIAKYQLLIEEENQKLKRYKIENIRRKHNYLPFIMELLKTLAEYQQLIPLVEKAKEKQSAKKAQEAK from the exons ATGGAGCCAGAGAACTTTGACAACTTGAA ACCAGTTCATGGGTTGATTTTCCTGTTCAAGTGGCAGCCAGGTGAGGAGCCAGCAGGATCAATCGTTCAGGATTCAAGGCTTGATCACATCTTCTTTGCAAAACAG GTCATTAACAACGCCTGTGCCACCCAGGCAATAGTCAGCGTTCTTCTCAACTGCTCCCATTCTGACATGTTGGTTGGAGACACACTGACAGAGTTCAGAGAGTTTTCACAGAGTTTCGACGCTGCT ATGAAAGGTTTGGCTCTTAGCAACTCCGAAGTGATCCGACAAGTTCACAACAGCTTTGCCAG acagcaaatgtttgaatttgatgcAAAGTCGACAGCGAAGGACGAGGACGCCTTTCACTTTGTGAGCTATGTTCCTGTAAATGGCAGACTATACGAGCTGGATGGACTTCGAGAGGGACCAATTGACCTGG GTGCGTGCAACCAGGACGACTGGATCAGCGCAGTTCGCCCAGTGATCGAGAAAAGAATACAGAA GTACAGTGAAGGAGAGATCCGGTTCAACCTAATGGCCATTGTGTCGGACAGGAAGATGATATACGAGAGGAAAATCGCAGAGCTCCAGACCCAGCTTACTGAG GATGAACCAATGGACACAGACCAGAGCAGCACGTTTCTTAGCTCCATCCAGTCCGAGATTGCCAAGTACCAGCTCCTTATTGAAGAGGAAAATCAGAAACTTAAAAGATATAAG ATTGAAAACATTCGGCGAAAGCACAACTACCTTCCTTTCATCATGGAGCTACTGAAGACACTGGCAGAATACCAACAGTTAATACCTTTGGTGGAGAAG gcaaaagagaaacaaagcgCCAAAAAAGCCCAGGAAGCCAAGTGA